One stretch of Zingiber officinale cultivar Zhangliang chromosome 6B, Zo_v1.1, whole genome shotgun sequence DNA includes these proteins:
- the LOC121992955 gene encoding beta-1,2-xylosyltransferase XYXT1-like isoform X2, which translates to MKVASIYRRGFDLLSLGVGVLIGCFLVSLTYVTMYKSDMLATMASQMSKADAYSWISQQIDSESKPRCNHGSAASYLCENSETIETARVSSSAGSEIPSQRNEFSASETTRDGKEQSAKLPCDPDSVRCTINNGSKDAFSPPPTSVDVHRSQVPVKSSAWKSDPAEFDTKPMCDTSSHRCDLCDIHGDIRIITGKDSPSVLRVTDSSSTDHQSWKVKPYARKWDHGVMGYMKPVTVRTTADTAATPRCDVTHAVPAVVFSMGGYVGNHFHDFTDVLVPAFQTARQFDGEVQLVVARLNRWWMNAKYGPYFRKLSRYDAIDLDNDARVHCFERAIVGLRADADLMIDPAKSPMGYTMSDFRQFMRSTYGLNRDFALKLAEQTEKKPRLLMIARSGSRKFMNADHIVKLAEKLGFEVVVTEGALDLAEFSQTVNSCDVMFGVHGAGLTNMVFLPTNAVVIQVVPFGGHEWIASTYFGNPATGMELHYLEYTITADESSLTELYPRDDPVFTDPKSIHKLGWVKMGEIYLDKQNVRLDLDRFRPVLEKALDLLRK; encoded by the exons ATGAAGGTAGCTTCCATCTACAGAAGAGGATTTGATCTTCTTAGTTTGGGAGTAGGCGTGCTCATCGGATGCTTCCTTGTCTCTCTCACCTATGTCACCATGTACAAGTCTGACATGCTTGCTACGA TGGCTTCTCAGATGTCGAAAGCAGATGCCTATTCTTGGATTTCTCAACAAATAG ATTCCGAGAGCAAGCCAAGGTGCAACCATGGCAGCGCAGCATCGTATCTTTGCGAAAATAGTGAAACCATTGAGACAGCAAGGGTTTCTTCCTCTGCAGGATCTGAGATTCCCTCTCAAAGAAATGAGTTTTCTGCAAGCGAAACCACGCGAG ATGGCAAGGAGCAGAGCGCCAAGCTGCCTTGTGATCCAGACTCCGTTAGATGCACAATAAATAATGGAAGTAAAGATGCATTTTCTCCTCCACCTACTTCGGTCGATGTTCACCGCTCGCAGGTTCCTGTCAAAAGCAGCgcttggaaatctg ATCCGGCGGAGTTCGACACGAAGCCTATGTGCGACACGTCGAGCCACCGGTGCGACCTCTGCGACATCCACGGCGACATCAGAATCATCACCGGCAAAGACTCGCCCTCCGTTCTCCGCGTCACCGACTCTTCGTCCACCGACCACCAGTCATGGAAGGTGAAGCCCTACGCCCGGAAGTGGGACCATGGCGTGATGGGCTACATGAAGCCTGTCACTGTTCGCACGACCGCCGACACAGCCGCCACGCCCCGTTGCGACGTCACCCACGCCGTCCCTGCCGTTGTCTTCTCCATGGGCGGCTATGTCGGCAACCACTTCCACGACTTCACCGACGTGCTCGTCCCGGCCTTCCAGACGGCGCGCCAGTTCGACGGCGAGGTCCAGCTCGTCGTCGCCCGCCTCAACCGGTGGTGGATGAATGCCAAGTACGGCCCCTATTTCCGCAAGCTCTCCCGGTACGACGCTATCGACCTCGACAACGACGCGCGCGTGCACTGCTTCGAGCGCGCCATCGTGGGGCTCCGCGCCGACGCGGACCTGATGATCGACCCGGCGAAGTCGCCGATGGGGTACACCATGTCGGACTTCCGGCAGTTCATGAGGAGCACCTACGGCCTCAACAGAGACTTCGCGCTGAAACTAGCAGAGCAGACGGAGAAGAAGCCGCGTTTGCTGATGATCGCGAGATCCGGGAGCAGAAAATTCATGAATGCCGACCACATCGTGAAGCTGGCCGAGAAGCTCGGATTTGAGGTGGTGGTCACGGAGGGCGCTTTGGACTTGGCGGAGTTCTCGCAGACAGTGAACTCGTGCGACGTGATGTTCGGCGTGCACGGCGCGGGGTTGACCAACATGGTGTTCCTGCCGACGAACGCGGTGGTGATCCAGGTGGTGCCGTTCGGCGGCCATGAATGGATCGCCAGCACCTACTTCGGGAATCCGGCGACGGGGATGGAGCTCCACTACTTGGAGTACACCATTACCGCCGACGAGAGCTCGCTGACGGAGCTGTACCCGAGGGATGATCCGGTGTTCACGGATCCAAAGTCGATCCACAAACTTGGGTGGGTAAAAATGGGGGAGATTTACTTGGACAAGCAGAACGTGAGGTTGGATTTGGATAGATTCCGGCCTGTTCTCGAGAAGGCTCTTGACCTTCTCAGGAAGTAG
- the LOC121992955 gene encoding beta-1,2-xylosyltransferase XYXT1-like isoform X1: MKVASIYRRGFDLLSLGVGVLIGCFLVSLTYVTMYKSDMLATMASQMSKADAYSWISQQIDSESKPRCNHGSAASYLCENSETIETARVSSSAGSEIPSQRNEFSASETTRASSPADGKEQSAKLPCDPDSVRCTINNGSKDAFSPPPTSVDVHRSQVPVKSSAWKSDPAEFDTKPMCDTSSHRCDLCDIHGDIRIITGKDSPSVLRVTDSSSTDHQSWKVKPYARKWDHGVMGYMKPVTVRTTADTAATPRCDVTHAVPAVVFSMGGYVGNHFHDFTDVLVPAFQTARQFDGEVQLVVARLNRWWMNAKYGPYFRKLSRYDAIDLDNDARVHCFERAIVGLRADADLMIDPAKSPMGYTMSDFRQFMRSTYGLNRDFALKLAEQTEKKPRLLMIARSGSRKFMNADHIVKLAEKLGFEVVVTEGALDLAEFSQTVNSCDVMFGVHGAGLTNMVFLPTNAVVIQVVPFGGHEWIASTYFGNPATGMELHYLEYTITADESSLTELYPRDDPVFTDPKSIHKLGWVKMGEIYLDKQNVRLDLDRFRPVLEKALDLLRK, from the exons ATGAAGGTAGCTTCCATCTACAGAAGAGGATTTGATCTTCTTAGTTTGGGAGTAGGCGTGCTCATCGGATGCTTCCTTGTCTCTCTCACCTATGTCACCATGTACAAGTCTGACATGCTTGCTACGA TGGCTTCTCAGATGTCGAAAGCAGATGCCTATTCTTGGATTTCTCAACAAATAG ATTCCGAGAGCAAGCCAAGGTGCAACCATGGCAGCGCAGCATCGTATCTTTGCGAAAATAGTGAAACCATTGAGACAGCAAGGGTTTCTTCCTCTGCAGGATCTGAGATTCCCTCTCAAAGAAATGAGTTTTCTGCAAGCGAAACCACGCGAG CTTCTTCCCCTGCAGATGGCAAGGAGCAGAGCGCCAAGCTGCCTTGTGATCCAGACTCCGTTAGATGCACAATAAATAATGGAAGTAAAGATGCATTTTCTCCTCCACCTACTTCGGTCGATGTTCACCGCTCGCAGGTTCCTGTCAAAAGCAGCgcttggaaatctg ATCCGGCGGAGTTCGACACGAAGCCTATGTGCGACACGTCGAGCCACCGGTGCGACCTCTGCGACATCCACGGCGACATCAGAATCATCACCGGCAAAGACTCGCCCTCCGTTCTCCGCGTCACCGACTCTTCGTCCACCGACCACCAGTCATGGAAGGTGAAGCCCTACGCCCGGAAGTGGGACCATGGCGTGATGGGCTACATGAAGCCTGTCACTGTTCGCACGACCGCCGACACAGCCGCCACGCCCCGTTGCGACGTCACCCACGCCGTCCCTGCCGTTGTCTTCTCCATGGGCGGCTATGTCGGCAACCACTTCCACGACTTCACCGACGTGCTCGTCCCGGCCTTCCAGACGGCGCGCCAGTTCGACGGCGAGGTCCAGCTCGTCGTCGCCCGCCTCAACCGGTGGTGGATGAATGCCAAGTACGGCCCCTATTTCCGCAAGCTCTCCCGGTACGACGCTATCGACCTCGACAACGACGCGCGCGTGCACTGCTTCGAGCGCGCCATCGTGGGGCTCCGCGCCGACGCGGACCTGATGATCGACCCGGCGAAGTCGCCGATGGGGTACACCATGTCGGACTTCCGGCAGTTCATGAGGAGCACCTACGGCCTCAACAGAGACTTCGCGCTGAAACTAGCAGAGCAGACGGAGAAGAAGCCGCGTTTGCTGATGATCGCGAGATCCGGGAGCAGAAAATTCATGAATGCCGACCACATCGTGAAGCTGGCCGAGAAGCTCGGATTTGAGGTGGTGGTCACGGAGGGCGCTTTGGACTTGGCGGAGTTCTCGCAGACAGTGAACTCGTGCGACGTGATGTTCGGCGTGCACGGCGCGGGGTTGACCAACATGGTGTTCCTGCCGACGAACGCGGTGGTGATCCAGGTGGTGCCGTTCGGCGGCCATGAATGGATCGCCAGCACCTACTTCGGGAATCCGGCGACGGGGATGGAGCTCCACTACTTGGAGTACACCATTACCGCCGACGAGAGCTCGCTGACGGAGCTGTACCCGAGGGATGATCCGGTGTTCACGGATCCAAAGTCGATCCACAAACTTGGGTGGGTAAAAATGGGGGAGATTTACTTGGACAAGCAGAACGTGAGGTTGGATTTGGATAGATTCCGGCCTGTTCTCGAGAAGGCTCTTGACCTTCTCAGGAAGTAG